The Flexivirga aerilata sequence GCCGGCATCGCCGGGGTCTTCTCCGGCTTGTCGGCGATGACCGCCTCGGTGGTGAGGAACAACGCGGCGATCGAGCCGGCGTTCTGCAGCGCCGACCGGGTCACCTTGGTCGGGTCCGGGATGCCCATCTTGAGCATGTCGCCGTACTCGCCGGTGGCGGCGTTGAGGCCCTCACCGACGGGCAGGGAGCGCACCTTGGCGGCGACGACACCCGGCTCGAGACCGGCGTTGGCGGCGATCTGCTTCAGCGGCGCCTCCGAGGCGACCTCGACGATGTTGGCACCGGTTGCCTCGTCGCCCTTGAGCTCGAGCGCGTCGAACGCACCCTTGCCGGCCTGCAGCAGCGCAACGCCACCGCCGGCGACGATGCCCTCCTCGACCGAAGCCTTCGCAGCGCGGACCGCGTCCTCGATGCGGTGCTTGCGCTCCTTCAGCTCGACCTCGGTGGCCGCGCCGACCTTGATGACCGCAACACCGCCGGCTAGCTTGGCCAGGCGCTCCTGCAGCTTCTCGCGGTCGTAGTCGGAGTCGGAGTTCTCGATCTCGGCGCGGATCTGGCTGACCCGGCCCTGGATCTGGTCGGCGTCGCCGGCACCCTCGACGATGGTGGTCTCGTCCTTGGTGACCACGATCTTGCGGGCCTTGCCGAGCAGGTCGAGGTCGGCGTTCTCCAGCTTCAGGCCGACCTCCTCGGAGATGACCTGGCCGCCGGTCAGGATCGCGATGTCGCCGAGCATGGCCTTGCGACGGTCACCGAAGCCCGGCGCCTTGACGGCAACGGACTTGAAGGTGCCGCGGATCTTGTTGACCACCAGGGTCGACAGGGCCTCACCCTCGACGTCCTCGGCGATGATCGCGAGCGGCTTGCCGGACTGCATGACCTTCTCCAGCAGCGGCAGCAGGTCCTTGATCGAGGAGATCTTGGAGTTGACGATCAGGATGTAGGGGTCGTCGAGCACGGTCTCCATGCGCTCGGTGTCGGTCACGAAGTAACCGGAGATGTAGCCCTTGTCGAAGCGCATGCCCTCGGTGAGCTCCAGCTCCAGGCCGAAGGTGTTGCTCTCCTCGACGGTGATGACACCTTCCTTGCCGACCTTGTCCATCGCCTCGGCGATGAGCTCGCCGACGGACGCGTCGCCACCGGCGGAGATCGCCGCGACGGCCGCGATCTGCTCCTTGGTCTCGACGTCCTTCGACGCCTTGGTCAGCTCGTCCGACACCTTCGCGACGGCCGCCTCGATGCCACGCTTCAGCGCCATCGGGTTGGCGCCGGCGGCAACGTTGCGCAGGCCCTCCTTGACCATGGCCTGCGCAAGCACGGTGGCCGTGGTGGTGCCGTCACCGGCGACGTCGTCGGTCTTCTTGGCGACTTCCTTGACGAGCTCGGCGCCGATCTTCTCGTACGGCTCGTCGAGCTCGATCTCCTTGGCGATGCTCACACCGTCGTTGGTGATGGTGGGGGCACCCCACTTCTTCTCCAGGACGACGTTGCGACCCTTCGGGCCGAGCGTGACCTTGACGGCGTCGGCGAGGGTGTTCATGCCCCGCTCCAGACCGCGCCGGGCCTCCTCGTCGAATGCAATGGTCTTGGCCATGTGCAGTCCAATCCTCACGTGATTGTCGTACGAAGTCAGGTGTATGACGCCCGCGACGGACGAGCCCAGCGCACCGCGGCATTCGGAACCGCGCCGCGCAAGCGGCTCTCGCCATACATCCGATTGTCACTCTCAAGCAGAGAGTGCTAACGCCCATTATTGGCACTCTCCACCCGGGAGTGCAAACGGATCGCGACGGATCGACCCGCTCCCCATCGAGCGGACCACAACCGCACCGAGGGGTACAGCAATGACGGTGTTCTTGCTGTACCCCTCGAAGCGTTGGTGGTCCGGTCGATCAGAATCCCAGCGACCGGCCGACGATCTCCTTCATGATCTCGGTGGTGCCGCCGTAGATCGTCTGGATGCGGGCGTCGGCGTAGGCCTGGGCGATCGGATACTCGGCCATGTAGCCGTAGCCGCCGTGCAGCTGCAGGCCGGCGTCGGCGACCTTCTTCTGCAGCTCGGTCGTCCAGAACTTCGCGCCAGCAGCGTCGGCGACACTGAGCTCGCCGGCGACGTGACGCCGGACGCAGTCGTCGACGAAGACCCGCGCGACCTGTGCCTCGGTGGCCATCTCGGCGAGCACGAACCGGTTGTGCTGGAACTTCCCGATCGGCCGGCCGAACGCCTGGCGCTCACTCGCGTAGTCGAGCGACAGCTGCAGCACCCGCTCGATCGCGGCCGCCGCGATGACCGCGATCGACAGCCGCTCCTGGGGGAGGTTCTGCATCAGCGAGACGAAGCCGCTGCCCTCGGGCCCGAGCAGGTTCTCCTTCGGCACCTTGACGTCGTCGAAGAAGAGCTCGGCAGTGTCCTGCGCGTGCATGCCGAGCTTGTCGAGGTTGCGGCCGCGCTCGAAGCCCTCCATCCCCCGCTCGACGACCAACAGGCTGATGCCCTTGTGCCCGGCGTCCGGGTCGGTCTTGCAGACCACGATCACCAGGTCGGACAGGATCCCGTTGGAGATGAACGTCTTCTGGCCGTTGAGCAGGTAGTGGTCGCCGTGATCCTCGGCGGTGGTCGCGATGCCCTGCAGGTCGCTGCCCGCTCCGGGCTCGGTCATCGCGATGGCCAGGATCTGCTCGCCGCGGCAGACGCCGGGGAGCCACCGCTGCTTCTGCTCGTCGGTGGCCAGCTGCAGGAGATAGGGAATGATGATGTCGTTCTCCAGCGCGATGCCGAGACCGTCGACGCCGAGCTTCACCTGCTCCTCGGAGAACGCGGCGTTGAAACGGAAGTCGTCGGCGCCACCGCCGCCGAACTCCTCCGGCACGGCCATGCCGAGCATCCCGGCCTGACCGGCAGCCAGCCAGACGTCGCGGGAGACCACGCCGTCGGCCCGCCACTTCTCGACGTGCGGCACCGCCTCGCGCTGCAGGAAGGTGCGCGCCGACGCCCGGAACGCCTCGTGATCGTCATCGAAGAGCGTGCGCTTCATACGCCGTCCTCGAAGCGCTCCCCGCGGGCGACCTTGTCCTGCAACAACTTCGGCACCGCGAATCGGTCGCCGTAGGACTTCTGCAGCTCACCGGCGCGACGCACGAACCCGGACAGGCCACCGTTGTAGCCGTTGATGAACTGCAGGACACCACCGGTCCAGGCGGGATAACCGATGCCGAAGATCGAGCCGATGTTGGCGTCACCCACGCTCGTCAGGACGCCTTCCTCGAGACACCGCACCGACTCGAGCGCCTCGACGAAGAGGAACCGCTCCTTGATGTCGTCGAGCGGAATCTG is a genomic window containing:
- the groL gene encoding chaperonin GroEL (60 kDa chaperone family; promotes refolding of misfolded polypeptides especially under stressful conditions; forms two stacked rings of heptamers to form a barrel-shaped 14mer; ends can be capped by GroES; misfolded proteins enter the barrel where they are refolded when GroES binds) — protein: MAKTIAFDEEARRGLERGMNTLADAVKVTLGPKGRNVVLEKKWGAPTITNDGVSIAKEIELDEPYEKIGAELVKEVAKKTDDVAGDGTTTATVLAQAMVKEGLRNVAAGANPMALKRGIEAAVAKVSDELTKASKDVETKEQIAAVAAISAGGDASVGELIAEAMDKVGKEGVITVEESNTFGLELELTEGMRFDKGYISGYFVTDTERMETVLDDPYILIVNSKISSIKDLLPLLEKVMQSGKPLAIIAEDVEGEALSTLVVNKIRGTFKSVAVKAPGFGDRRKAMLGDIAILTGGQVISEEVGLKLENADLDLLGKARKIVVTKDETTIVEGAGDADQIQGRVSQIRAEIENSDSDYDREKLQERLAKLAGGVAVIKVGAATEVELKERKHRIEDAVRAAKASVEEGIVAGGGVALLQAGKGAFDALELKGDEATGANIVEVASEAPLKQIAANAGLEPGVVAAKVRSLPVGEGLNAATGEYGDMLKMGIPDPTKVTRSALQNAGSIAALFLTTEAVIADKPEKTPAMPADPSGGMGDMGF
- a CDS encoding acyl-CoA dehydrogenase family protein; this encodes MKRTLFDDDHEAFRASARTFLQREAVPHVEKWRADGVVSRDVWLAAGQAGMLGMAVPEEFGGGGADDFRFNAAFSEEQVKLGVDGLGIALENDIIIPYLLQLATDEQKQRWLPGVCRGEQILAIAMTEPGAGSDLQGIATTAEDHGDHYLLNGQKTFISNGILSDLVIVVCKTDPDAGHKGISLLVVERGMEGFERGRNLDKLGMHAQDTAELFFDDVKVPKENLLGPEGSGFVSLMQNLPQERLSIAVIAAAAIERVLQLSLDYASERQAFGRPIGKFQHNRFVLAEMATEAQVARVFVDDCVRRHVAGELSVADAAGAKFWTTELQKKVADAGLQLHGGYGYMAEYPIAQAYADARIQTIYGGTTEIMKEIVGRSLGF